Part of the Amycolatopsis sp. 195334CR genome is shown below.
GACCAGTCCCATCCGCCGCGCCTCCTCGGCGGGCACGCCGCGGCCGGTCAGGATGAGGTCCATCGCGTTGCTGGTGCCGATCAACCGCGGCAGCCGCACCGTGCCGCCGTCGATCAGCGGCACGCCCCACCGGCGGCAGTAGACGCCGAACACCGCGTCCTCCTCGGCCACCCGCAGGTCGCACCAGATCGCCAGCTCCAGCCCGCCCGCCACGGCGTGCCCGGCGACCGCGGCCACCACCGGCTTGCTCAACCGCATCCGAGTCGGGCCCATCGGTCCGTCGCCGTCCTCGGTGACCTGGTTGCCGTCGGCGGTGCCGATGGCCTTCAGGTCCGCGCCGGCGCAGAACGTGCCGCCCTCGCCCCACAGGACCGCCACGTGCGCGCCGGGATCGGCGTCGAACGCGCGGAACGCCTCGG
Proteins encoded:
- a CDS encoding crotonase/enoyl-CoA hydratase family protein; the protein is MNAVRTESTGPVTTIILSRPDKRNAVDGPTAAALAEAFRAFDADPGAHVAVLWGEGGTFCAGADLKAIGTADGNQVTEDGDGPMGPTRMRLSKPVVAAVAGHAVAGGLELAIWCDLRVAEEDAVFGVYCRRWGVPLIDGGTVRLPRLIGTSNAMDLILTGRGVPAEEARRMGLVNRVVPSGQSRAEAERLAAQIAAFPQTCLREDRLSVLEQEGLSEADAMAGELRHGFTSLSTDALEGAQRFSAGAGRHGEF